One stretch of Euphorbia lathyris chromosome 7, ddEupLath1.1, whole genome shotgun sequence DNA includes these proteins:
- the LOC136235604 gene encoding uncharacterized protein isoform X2, whose translation MDSKDWEWLVNNVFYTAKFLNRACQQSMHIHRCGSKPHREVIYEMGGKDGNPPDVREVFIKTRKIDENIVEPETRKKYDELKMTMESEPTLTNLQVVERCF comes from the exons ATGGATTCAAAAGATTGGGAATGGCTAGTAAATAACGTATTCTATACAGCAAAGTTTCTG AACAGGGCTTGTCAACAAAGTATGCATATCCATCGTTGTGGAAGCAAGCCTCATAGGGAAGTGATATATGAAATG GGAGGCAAAGACGGCAACCCTCCAGATGTAAGAGAAGTCTTTATTAAAACTCGAAAGATTGATGAAAACATAGTTGAACcagaaacaagaaaaaaatat GATGAACTAAAGATGACAATGGAGTCAGAGCCAACTCTTACTAATTTACAAGTTGTGGAAAGGTGCTTCTGA
- the LOC136235604 gene encoding uncharacterized protein isoform X1, with product MDSKDWEWLVNNVFYTAKFLEISVRNSQNRACQQSMHIHRCGSKPHREVIYEMGGKDGNPPDVREVFIKTRKIDENIVEPETRKKYDELKMTMESEPTLTNLQVVERCF from the exons ATGGATTCAAAAGATTGGGAATGGCTAGTAAATAACGTATTCTATACAGCAAAGTTTCTG GAGATAAGCGTAAGAAATTCTCAGAACAGGGCTTGTCAACAAAGTATGCATATCCATCGTTGTGGAAGCAAGCCTCATAGGGAAGTGATATATGAAATG GGAGGCAAAGACGGCAACCCTCCAGATGTAAGAGAAGTCTTTATTAAAACTCGAAAGATTGATGAAAACATAGTTGAACcagaaacaagaaaaaaatat GATGAACTAAAGATGACAATGGAGTCAGAGCCAACTCTTACTAATTTACAAGTTGTGGAAAGGTGCTTCTGA
- the LOC136235603 gene encoding uncharacterized protein isoform X3: MQSSQLPTRKKFIQPGKLGNKNRVLSAFQHSSVPHDKSTKDTPKGVTPRKENLKDVGLIVHFGDLQYHDKGFNEECCFLDILSICKKFVDIYSVGLRFADDDGRPVQNDLDVLNMFKNYSGSTVIHLYAKRDINSRGLIYKLPSDNPNLASDIAPIPIVTNVKIMGELKVNQKVMVYGAISNGVETASIADFFITMNKKLDIENGLTPISSPSKEKELELPLQAVGQFVVAKLTPMTEDGKSGDPKYAISQTFVKISTTIVALERIRSIGRCI; the protein is encoded by the exons ATGCAATCAAGCCAACTTCCTACTCGCAAAAAGTTCATCCAGCCAGGCAAACTGGGGAACAAAAATCGAGTATTGAGTGCTTTCCAACATTCAAGCGTACCTCATGATAAAAGTACTAAAGACACTCCGAAGGGTGTTACTCCAAGAAAAGAGAACCTTAAAG ATGTTGGTTTGATTGTGCATTTTGGTGATTTACAATACCACGATAAAGGTTTCAACGAAGAATGTTGTTTCCTGGACATTTTGAGCATATGCAAAAAATTTGTCGATATTTATTCTGTTGGCTTGAGATTTGCTGATGATGATGGAAGACCAGTACAAAATGATTTAGATGTCTTAAATATGTTCAAAAATTATTCGGGTTCTACAGTCATACATCTTTATGCCAAAAGAGACATAAACTCACGAGGTTTAATATACAAACTCCCAAGTGACAATCCTAATCTAG CTTCTGATATTGCACCCATACCAATAGTGACAAATGTAAAGATAATGGGTGAGCTTAAGGTAAATCAGAAAGTGATGGTATATGGTGCTATTAGTAACGGGGTGGAGACTGCGAGTATTGCCGATTTTTTCATAACTATGAATAAAAAATTGGATATTGAGAATGGTCTTACACCTATCAGCTCACCTAGCAAAGAGAAG GAGCTTGAATTACCATTACAAGCTGTTGGTCAATTTGTTGTTGCCAAACTAACTCCCATGACAGAGGATGGAAAATCTGGTGATCCAAAGTATGCAATATCTCAAACATTTGTTAAGA TTTCTACAACAATCGTGGCGTTGGAGAGAATCAGAAGTATTGGTCGATGCATTTAG
- the LOC136235603 gene encoding uncharacterized protein isoform X1 — protein sequence MQSSQLPTRKKFIQPGKLGNKNRVLSAFQHSSVPHDKSTKDTPKGVTPRKENLKDVGLIVHFGDLQYHDKGFNEECCFLDILSICKKFVDIYSVGLRFADDDGRPVQNDLDVLNMFKNYSGSTVIHLYAKRDINSRGLIYKLPSDNPNLASDIAPIPIVTNVKIMGELKVNQKVMVYGAISNGVETASIADFFITMNKKLDIENGLTPISSPSKEKELELPLQAVGQFVVAKLTPMTEDGKSGDPKYAISQTFVKSDIPKIVRKVRGCNKNKKICSLKQGEKLDICFCKSLFSITC from the exons ATGCAATCAAGCCAACTTCCTACTCGCAAAAAGTTCATCCAGCCAGGCAAACTGGGGAACAAAAATCGAGTATTGAGTGCTTTCCAACATTCAAGCGTACCTCATGATAAAAGTACTAAAGACACTCCGAAGGGTGTTACTCCAAGAAAAGAGAACCTTAAAG ATGTTGGTTTGATTGTGCATTTTGGTGATTTACAATACCACGATAAAGGTTTCAACGAAGAATGTTGTTTCCTGGACATTTTGAGCATATGCAAAAAATTTGTCGATATTTATTCTGTTGGCTTGAGATTTGCTGATGATGATGGAAGACCAGTACAAAATGATTTAGATGTCTTAAATATGTTCAAAAATTATTCGGGTTCTACAGTCATACATCTTTATGCCAAAAGAGACATAAACTCACGAGGTTTAATATACAAACTCCCAAGTGACAATCCTAATCTAG CTTCTGATATTGCACCCATACCAATAGTGACAAATGTAAAGATAATGGGTGAGCTTAAGGTAAATCAGAAAGTGATGGTATATGGTGCTATTAGTAACGGGGTGGAGACTGCGAGTATTGCCGATTTTTTCATAACTATGAATAAAAAATTGGATATTGAGAATGGTCTTACACCTATCAGCTCACCTAGCAAAGAGAAG GAGCTTGAATTACCATTACAAGCTGTTGGTCAATTTGTTGTTGCCAAACTAACTCCCATGACAGAGGATGGAAAATCTGGTGATCCAAAGTATGCAATATCTCAAACATTTGTTAAGA GTGATATTCCAAAAATTGTGAGAAAAGTTAGAGGTTGTAATAAGAACAAAAAAATTTGTTCTCTCAAACAAGGAGAGAAACTTGACATATGTTtctgtaagtcgttgttttctatcacttgctga
- the LOC136235603 gene encoding uncharacterized protein isoform X2: protein MQSSQLPTRKKFIQPGKLGNKNRVLSAFQHSSVPHDKSTKDTPKGVTPRKENLKDVGLIVHFGDLQYHDKGFNEECCFLDILSICKKFVDIYSVGLRFADDDGRPVQNDLDVLNMFKNYSGSTVIHLYAKRDINSRGLIYKLPTSDIAPIPIVTNVKIMGELKVNQKVMVYGAISNGVETASIADFFITMNKKLDIENGLTPISSPSKEKELELPLQAVGQFVVAKLTPMTEDGKSGDPKYAISQTFVKSDIPKIVRKVRGCNKNKKICSLKQGEKLDICFCKSLFSITC from the exons ATGCAATCAAGCCAACTTCCTACTCGCAAAAAGTTCATCCAGCCAGGCAAACTGGGGAACAAAAATCGAGTATTGAGTGCTTTCCAACATTCAAGCGTACCTCATGATAAAAGTACTAAAGACACTCCGAAGGGTGTTACTCCAAGAAAAGAGAACCTTAAAG ATGTTGGTTTGATTGTGCATTTTGGTGATTTACAATACCACGATAAAGGTTTCAACGAAGAATGTTGTTTCCTGGACATTTTGAGCATATGCAAAAAATTTGTCGATATTTATTCTGTTGGCTTGAGATTTGCTGATGATGATGGAAGACCAGTACAAAATGATTTAGATGTCTTAAATATGTTCAAAAATTATTCGGGTTCTACAGTCATACATCTTTATGCCAAAAGAGACATAAACTCACGAGGTTTAATATACAAACTCCCAA CTTCTGATATTGCACCCATACCAATAGTGACAAATGTAAAGATAATGGGTGAGCTTAAGGTAAATCAGAAAGTGATGGTATATGGTGCTATTAGTAACGGGGTGGAGACTGCGAGTATTGCCGATTTTTTCATAACTATGAATAAAAAATTGGATATTGAGAATGGTCTTACACCTATCAGCTCACCTAGCAAAGAGAAG GAGCTTGAATTACCATTACAAGCTGTTGGTCAATTTGTTGTTGCCAAACTAACTCCCATGACAGAGGATGGAAAATCTGGTGATCCAAAGTATGCAATATCTCAAACATTTGTTAAGA GTGATATTCCAAAAATTGTGAGAAAAGTTAGAGGTTGTAATAAGAACAAAAAAATTTGTTCTCTCAAACAAGGAGAGAAACTTGACATATGTTtctgtaagtcgttgttttctatcacttgctga